One genomic segment of Gammaproteobacteria bacterium includes these proteins:
- the clpX gene encoding ATP-dependent Clp protease ATP-binding subunit ClpX: MSNDRHGRDDNKLLYCSFCGKSQHEVRKLIAGPSVFICDECVELCNDIIRDEVQEKSTTAKGRHLPTPREIRRILDDYVIGQDSAKKVLSVAVYNHYKRLDVGYKKDDVELSKSNILLIGPTGCGKTLLAETLARLLNVPFTIADATTLTEAGYVGEDVENIIQKLLQKCDYDVEKAQTGIVYIDEIDKISRKSDNPSLTRDVSGEGVQQALLKLIEGTIASIPPQGGRKHPQQEFLQVNTANILFICGGAFAGLDKVIRARTEKSGIGFSADVRSKDNSKGLSDLLNEAEPEDLIRYGLIPEFVGRLPVMATLSELDEEALVRILTEPKNAVIKQYQRMFSMDGCELEFRTEALSAVARKAMKRKTGARGLRSILEQVLLDTMYDLPSLDSVTKVVVEEIVITGNAKPLLIYEGGEQLAASD; the protein is encoded by the coding sequence ATGAGCAACGACAGACACGGCCGGGACGACAATAAGCTGCTTTATTGCTCCTTTTGCGGCAAAAGCCAGCATGAGGTGCGTAAGCTTATCGCGGGGCCGTCGGTCTTCATCTGTGACGAATGCGTTGAACTATGCAACGACATCATCCGCGATGAGGTGCAGGAAAAGTCCACGACGGCCAAAGGTCGTCATCTGCCTACCCCCCGGGAGATCCGTCGGATTCTCGACGACTACGTTATCGGTCAAGACTCTGCCAAAAAAGTATTATCGGTAGCGGTATACAACCACTACAAACGCCTAGATGTTGGCTACAAAAAAGACGATGTCGAGTTGTCCAAGAGCAATATCCTGCTAATTGGTCCTACCGGCTGCGGCAAGACGCTGCTGGCCGAGACCCTTGCACGATTACTCAACGTCCCCTTCACCATCGCCGATGCCACCACCCTCACCGAGGCCGGTTACGTCGGAGAAGATGTCGAAAACATCATCCAGAAACTGCTTCAGAAGTGCGACTACGACGTAGAAAAGGCCCAAACTGGGATCGTCTACATCGACGAGATCGATAAAATCTCCCGCAAATCGGATAATCCCTCTCTCACCAGGGATGTTTCCGGCGAGGGGGTGCAGCAAGCCCTGCTTAAGCTCATCGAAGGCACTATTGCCTCGATACCTCCCCAAGGTGGGCGTAAGCATCCGCAGCAGGAATTCCTTCAGGTCAACACTGCAAATATTCTGTTTATTTGTGGCGGAGCGTTCGCGGGGCTAGATAAGGTCATCCGTGCCCGCACCGAAAAGAGTGGTATCGGCTTCTCTGCGGATGTACGCAGCAAGGACAACAGCAAAGGTCTCAGTGACCTGCTGAATGAGGCGGAACCCGAAGACCTTATCCGTTATGGTCTCATCCCAGAGTTTGTCGGTCGCCTGCCGGTCATGGCCACACTGAGCGAACTCGACGAAGAGGCCTTGGTGCGCATCCTTACCGAACCCAAAAATGCCGTCATCAAACAATATCAACGCATGTTTAGCATGGATGGTTGCGAACTGGAATTCCGCACGGAGGCACTCAGTGCAGTAGCACGCAAGGCGATGAAGCGCAAAACTGGGGCGCGTGGTCTGCGTTCCATCTTGGAACAGGTACTCCTCGACACCATGTATGATCTACCATCCCTCGATTCTGTTACCAAGGTAGTCGTAGAAGAGATCGTAATCACTGGAAATGCCAAACCCCTACTTATCTATGAGGGCGGCGAACAGCTTGCAGCTTCCGATTGA